One window from the genome of Prinia subflava isolate CZ2003 ecotype Zambia chromosome 2, Cam_Psub_1.2, whole genome shotgun sequence encodes:
- the RSPH3 gene encoding radial spoke head protein 3 homolog, whose protein sequence is MRRALPGDGRRYRSPRRARPAPSRSRRTEPTMVPARPPEPSDVPYSFYSQPRLLPSRPKYRQQSNAAQRQRSPAHHCNIMIDPRVVRGNVLSVPPPPPQSTQPSTLGVKRQRRAQKQVLPKRLTQEQIRPGTPEPVKGREHVAVQTELYLEEISDRIIEIDGECQTDEFLDRPLTPLFIPAKTGKDVATQIEEGELFDFDIEVKPILEVLVGKTVEQALLEVMEEEELAQLWSHQRAFAELRNAEFAELQRLEEQDRRIREEKERRRLEHLEKLRKQKETAEKIAARAFAQRYLADLIPSVFNNLHDSGFFYDPVERDIETEFLPWLMSEVEETLQKKVLGRTMLDSLIRTVVEKRLDEFSHPPPSEQKEAPAEEPGETDAAPQVSSEADSAEQPLAESEETDPPVAEE, encoded by the exons ATGCGCCGCGCGTTGCCCGGAGACGGACGCCGTTACCGCTCCCCGAggcgcgcccgccccgctccgaGCCGGAGCCGCCGCACGGAGCCCACCATGGTGCCCGCCCGGCCACCCGAACCCTCCGACGTGCCCTACAGCTTCTACAGCCAGCCCCGTCTCCTGCCCTCTCGCCCCAAGTACCGACAGCAGAGCAATGCCGCCCAGAG gcagaggAGCCCGGCGCACCACTGCAACATCATGATCGACCCAAGAGTGGTGCGCGGAAACGTCCTGTCCGTGCCCCCGCCCCCACCGCAG AGTACCCAGCCCAGTACCCTTGGGGTTaaaaggcagaggagagcacagaaaCAAGTATTGCCCAAAAGGCTTACACAAGAGCAGATTCGACCAGGAACGCCAGAGCCTGTGAAGGGCAGAGAACATGTTGCTGTGCAGACAG AACTGTATTTGGAAGAGATTAGTGATCGGATAATAGAGATTGATGGAGAGTGTCAAACAGATGAATTTTTGGACAGACCACTCACTCCACTCTTCATTCCAGCTAAAACAGGAAAAGATGTGGCCACACAAATAGAAGAAGGAGAG TTGTTTGACTTTGACATTGAAGTTAAGCCGATCCTGGAAGTGTTGGTTGGGAAAACAGTTGAGCAGGCTTTGCTGGAAGTCATGGAGGAAGAAGAGCTGGCCCAGCTGTGGTCACATCAGCGAGCCTTCGCAGAGCTGCGTAACGCAGAGTTTGCTGAACTGCAGCGCTTAGAGGAGCAGGACAGGCGAATCAGGGAGGAGAAG GAACGTCGCAGACTGGAACACCTGGAAAAGCTGCGGAAACAGAAAGAGACTGCAGAGAAAATTGCAGCTCGGGCATTCGCTCAGCGTTACCTGGCTGATCTCATTCCCTCAGTCTTCAACAATCTTCATGACAGTGGATTTTTTTATGACCCTGTAGAaagag ATATTGAGACTGAATTCCTTCCATGGCTGATGTCAGAAGTAGAAGAAACACTACAGAAGAAGGTTCTGGGAAGGACGATGCTTGACT CCTTGATTCGTACGGTGGTTGAAAAACGCTTAGATGAATTTAGCCATCCACCTCCATCTGAGCAGAAAGAGGCACCTGCTGAAGAGCCTGGGGAAACAGATGCAGCTCCTCAGGTGTCTAGTGAGGCAGATTCTGCTGAACAACCACTTGCAGAGAGCGAAGAGACTGATCCACCTGTTGCTGAGGAATAG